From a region of the Arachis ipaensis cultivar K30076 chromosome B09, Araip1.1, whole genome shotgun sequence genome:
- the LOC107616339 gene encoding uncharacterized protein LOC107616339, which translates to MNLEGVGDEVRCRAFPVTLAGPVIHWFNGLPQGSVTTFADITSAFLAQFTTCIAKSKHPINLLGVTQKSGEPTRKYLDKFNDEFLEIDGLTDSVASLCLMNGLLNEDFRKYLTTKPVWTMQEIQNMAREYINDEEVSQVVVANKRQPAYNSSRQPGNGERSKEHSKDGGPAKAFKPFPQVGKFTNYTPLTVPIIEVYQQIADEAILSKSRQLKDRIGGNKNLYCDYHKGFDHKTQDCFDLKDALEQVIREDDRSRVVRPRQEPEEDNERGLTIVNVIVGRDVAPRSKSTSRKDAKVLAVSSSSPAPPSRRVSSISFGPKDQWFDDLSENPPMVITARVGTGMVRRILVDTRADTNIMFRNVFDALDL; encoded by the exons ATGAATCTGGAAGGGGTGGGCGATGAAGTAAGATGTCGCGCCTTCCCTGTGACCTTAGCGGGACCGGTAATCCACTGGTTCAATGGTCTCCCCCAGGGCTCCGTAACAACCTTTGCGGACATAACCAGCGCTTTCCTGGCACAGTTCACCACGTGCATTGCCAAATCGAAGCACCCGATCAACTTGCTAGGGGTGACACAGAAAAGCGGGGAACCGACCAGGAAGTACCTAGATAAGTTCAATGATGAATTCTTGGAGATTGACGGCCTAACCGACTCGGTGGCCAGCTTATGCTTGATGAACGGGTTGCTAAATGAAGATTTCAGGAAGTACCTTACCACCAAGCCCGTATGGACGATGCAAGAAATCCAAAACATGGCTAGGGAGTATATCAATGACGAGGAGGTTAGCCAAGTCGTGGTAGCCAACAAGCGGCAGCCCGCCTATAACTCTTCTCGTCAACCCGGTAACGGGGAAAGGTCTAAGGAGCACTCCAAGGACGGAGGGCCAGCTAAAGCCTTCAAGCCGTTCCCCCAGGTAGGGAAATTTACTAACTACACTCCTCTGACAGTCCCGATCATCGAAGTGTACCAGCAAATAGCCGATGAAGCCATCCTGTCGAAGTCCCGGCAACTTAAAGATAGGATTGGGGGGAACAAAAACCTCTACTGCGATTACCACAAGGGCTTCGACCACAAGACCCAAGATTGTTTCGATTTGAAGGATGCTCTGGAGCAGGTGATCCGGGAAG ACGATAGGAGCCGCGTCGTTAGACCAAGGCAAGAGCCCGAGGAGGACAATGAGCGCGGCCTCACCATTGTGAACGTCATAGTTGGGAGAGACGTCGCTCCCAGGTCGAAGTCGACAAGCAGGAAAGATGCCAAAGTCTTGGCTGTGTCATCGTCTAGTCCCGCGCCTCCCTCCAGGAGAGTCTCGTCAATATCATTCGGACCAAAGGACCAATGGTTCGATGACTTGTCGGAGAACCCTCCCATGGTGATCACAGCAAGGGTGGGAACTGGTATGGTCAGGCGAATCCTCGTAGACACTAGAGCCGATACGAACATCATGTTCCGTAACGTGTTTGATGCTCTGGACCTCTGA